The Mycolicibacterium hassiacum DSM 44199 genome includes a window with the following:
- a CDS encoding NAD(P)-dependent oxidoreductase — MSAAVGFIGPGQMGEPMVHRLLGAGHRVTVYARRDEVRNRLTAAGATVVDSAAGVAEDHRIIIVCLFSDDQLREVALGPDGLLAQCAPGTVVLSHTTGSVATLRELASARPEVTVLDAPISGTAEDIANGRLTVLIGGPADAAETAGSVVQAYASTVLHTGELGTALNLKLVNNVLFAANAQLLSAAVALAEDLDIEPEDFLNALAACSADSRVAGHVRGIGGIDNFTELAAPFLRKDVDAAFTAAKDAGTDLGLLYDVIARGPLPLTG, encoded by the coding sequence ATGAGCGCCGCGGTCGGCTTCATCGGCCCCGGGCAGATGGGCGAGCCGATGGTGCACCGGCTGCTCGGAGCCGGTCACCGGGTGACCGTCTACGCCCGCCGCGACGAGGTGCGCAACCGGCTCACCGCGGCCGGCGCGACCGTGGTCGACTCCGCGGCCGGGGTCGCCGAGGACCACCGGATCATCATCGTCTGCCTGTTCTCCGACGATCAGCTGCGCGAGGTCGCGCTCGGCCCGGACGGGCTGCTCGCGCAGTGCGCACCGGGAACCGTTGTGCTGTCGCACACCACCGGATCGGTCGCGACCCTGCGCGAACTCGCCTCGGCCCGACCGGAGGTCACGGTTCTCGACGCGCCGATCAGCGGGACCGCCGAGGACATCGCCAACGGTCGGCTCACCGTGCTGATCGGTGGCCCGGCCGACGCGGCGGAGACCGCGGGATCGGTGGTGCAGGCCTACGCCTCCACCGTGTTGCACACCGGCGAACTGGGCACCGCGCTGAACCTCAAACTCGTCAACAACGTGCTGTTCGCCGCCAACGCCCAGCTGCTCAGCGCCGCGGTCGCGCTGGCCGAGGATCTCGACATCGAGCCCGAGGACTTCCTCAACGCGCTGGCCGCGTGCAGCGCCGACAGCCGGGTGGCCGGCCACGTCCGCGGCATCGGCGGGATCGACAACTTCACCGAGCTGGCCGCGCCGTTCCTGCGCAAGGACGTCGACGCCGCGTTCACCGCGGCCAAGGACGCCGGCACCGACCTCGGGCTGCTCTACGAC
- a CDS encoding cytochrome P450, producing MTQAQAPVVENFDHHSPEFRERPHQILAEMRSRCPVARSTAYGGFWALVDYQSVFDAARDDDLFNSYPTNGIPPSGAPYPILPIETDPPLTQKLRAITIKAFSPGQAERLRPRVRRMARAMINEFIERGHCDIVGELTTPLPAKLVLHMLGFDESKYLQWVQWVHSMVHDRTHDPETSGAAVAELFGEIFKHMAERRESGDLGDDLFGRILNGRIDDQPLDDTQILMYTVLMMLGGMDTTSGLTGNVLHALTQQPELREQLIANPALIHDATDEFLRLYTPTLGLARTISRDAEFHGAQLNKGDRCILMWAAANRDPAIFEDPDTFDLNRPNSRKQMAFGVGIHRCLGSHIARMMFQEMLTEVLQRIPDYRLDGEPVRFEDAGEVWAIRKLPIAFTPGPRLPVEGDV from the coding sequence GTGACACAAGCCCAGGCGCCGGTCGTCGAGAACTTCGACCATCACTCCCCGGAGTTCCGGGAACGCCCGCACCAGATCCTGGCCGAGATGCGATCGCGCTGCCCGGTCGCGCGCTCCACCGCATACGGCGGATTCTGGGCGCTGGTCGACTACCAGTCGGTCTTCGACGCCGCCCGCGACGACGACCTGTTCAACTCCTACCCGACGAACGGCATCCCGCCGAGTGGCGCGCCGTATCCGATCCTGCCGATCGAGACCGATCCGCCGCTGACCCAGAAGCTGCGTGCCATCACGATCAAGGCGTTCTCGCCCGGGCAGGCCGAACGGCTGCGGCCGCGGGTGCGCCGGATGGCCCGTGCGATGATCAACGAGTTCATCGAACGCGGGCACTGCGACATCGTCGGCGAACTCACCACCCCGCTGCCGGCCAAGCTGGTACTGCACATGCTCGGCTTCGACGAGTCCAAGTACCTGCAGTGGGTGCAGTGGGTGCACTCGATGGTGCACGACCGCACCCACGACCCGGAGACGTCCGGCGCGGCCGTCGCCGAACTGTTCGGCGAGATCTTCAAGCACATGGCGGAGCGCCGCGAGAGCGGTGACCTCGGCGACGATCTCTTCGGCCGAATCCTCAACGGGCGCATCGACGATCAGCCGCTCGACGACACCCAGATCCTGATGTACACCGTGCTGATGATGCTGGGCGGCATGGACACCACCAGCGGCCTGACCGGCAACGTGCTGCACGCGCTGACCCAACAGCCCGAACTGCGTGAGCAGCTGATCGCCAACCCCGCACTGATCCACGACGCCACCGACGAGTTCCTGCGGCTGTACACCCCGACCCTCGGCCTGGCCCGCACCATCTCGCGCGACGCCGAGTTCCACGGCGCCCAGCTGAACAAGGGGGATCGGTGCATCCTGATGTGGGCCGCGGCCAACCGCGACCCGGCGATCTTCGAGGATCCGGACACCTTCGACCTGAACCGGCCCAACAGCCGCAAGCAGATGGCTTTCGGTGTCGGTATCCACCGCTGCCTCGGCTCGCACATCGCCCGGATGATGTTCCAGGAGATGCTGACCGAGGTCCTGCAGCGGATTCCGGACTACCGGCTCGACGGCGAACCGGTGCGGTTCGAGGACGCCGGCGAGGTGTGGGCCATCCGCAAACTGCCGATCGCCTTCACCCCCGGCCCGCGGCTGCCCGTCGAGGGTGACGTATGA
- a CDS encoding TetR/AcrR family transcriptional regulator, translating to MTRRSPAWGAADPPMSDGEARSRLLEAAEACFRERGPLRTKITHVAAKAGVHRTTVYKYFSGMDEILMACFIKATDAVVEAAEPYFRQDAPFVERLIRAALAGLQVARTSPTMRSMTTPDVLAHTHQLAERSETWRAEVVDRLAERFTTAAPGEVRTDVSPHVLAQWVVRLCFSLIEEPAGPEFGGDEGLLRTFLPRTIAP from the coding sequence ATGACCAGGCGATCACCGGCCTGGGGCGCCGCCGATCCGCCGATGAGCGACGGCGAGGCGCGGTCCCGGCTGCTCGAGGCCGCCGAGGCGTGCTTTCGCGAGCGCGGCCCACTGCGCACCAAGATCACCCACGTCGCCGCGAAGGCCGGGGTGCACCGCACCACGGTCTACAAGTACTTCTCCGGCATGGACGAGATCCTGATGGCCTGCTTCATCAAGGCCACTGACGCCGTCGTCGAGGCCGCCGAGCCCTACTTCCGGCAGGACGCCCCGTTCGTCGAGCGGCTGATCCGGGCCGCCCTAGCCGGCCTGCAGGTCGCCCGCACCTCGCCGACGATGCGGTCGATGACCACTCCCGACGTGCTGGCCCACACCCACCAGTTGGCCGAGCGGTCCGAGACGTGGCGCGCCGAGGTCGTCGACCGGCTGGCCGAGCGCTTCACCACCGCCGCGCCCGGCGAGGTGCGCACCGACGTGTCACCACATGTGTTGGCGCAGTGGGTTGTTCGGCTCTGCTTCAGCCTGATCGAGGAACCGGCCGGTCCGGAGTTCGGCGGCGACGAGGGCCTGCTGCGCACGTTTCTGCCCCGCACCATCGCGCCGTGA
- a CDS encoding amidohydrolase family protein has protein sequence MPLQDDHQIVSVDDHVVEHPRVWQDRLPEKFKENGPRIIEMDGKHLWAYDGEVYPTIGLNAVAGKPREQWGMDPVRYEDMIPGCYDPEARIADMDVDGVQAALCFPSFPGFGGGTFFRAKDKELAELCVKAWNDYYIDEWCATAPDRFIPLAILPFWDIEAAVAEAERVAEKGARTISFPDSPVPLGLPSFHSDHWDPLWQVCSDAQMPISLHFGAGGYVPGFSFSGAQAVAGKIGVPDAPFIVAITLFATNSMWTTVDLLFSGKLQKFPNLKFSLSEGGVGWVPYIIERADFVWERHRYYQPIDFDARPSELFHDHFWGCFIDDEHGLANRHTIGVDRIMVEIDYPHSDSNWPNSRKRLSETLLNVPDDECKLMVEDNARQLFRFPRAA, from the coding sequence CCGGCTGCCGGAGAAGTTCAAGGAGAACGGCCCGCGCATCATCGAGATGGACGGCAAGCATCTGTGGGCCTACGACGGCGAGGTGTACCCGACCATCGGGCTGAACGCCGTCGCCGGCAAGCCCCGGGAGCAGTGGGGCATGGACCCGGTGCGCTACGAGGACATGATCCCGGGGTGCTACGACCCCGAGGCGCGCATCGCCGACATGGACGTCGACGGGGTGCAGGCGGCGTTGTGCTTCCCGTCCTTCCCGGGCTTCGGTGGCGGCACCTTCTTCCGCGCCAAGGACAAGGAACTCGCCGAGTTGTGCGTCAAGGCGTGGAACGACTACTACATCGACGAGTGGTGCGCCACCGCGCCCGACCGCTTCATACCGCTGGCCATCCTGCCGTTCTGGGACATCGAGGCCGCGGTCGCCGAGGCGGAGCGCGTCGCCGAGAAGGGCGCACGCACCATCTCGTTCCCGGACAGCCCGGTACCGCTGGGCCTGCCGTCGTTCCACTCCGACCACTGGGATCCGTTGTGGCAGGTGTGCTCGGACGCGCAGATGCCGATCTCGCTGCACTTCGGCGCGGGCGGTTACGTGCCCGGGTTCTCCTTCTCGGGGGCACAGGCCGTGGCGGGCAAGATCGGCGTGCCGGATGCGCCGTTCATCGTGGCGATCACGCTGTTCGCCACCAACTCGATGTGGACCACCGTGGACCTGTTGTTCTCGGGCAAACTGCAGAAGTTCCCCAACCTGAAGTTCTCGCTGTCCGAGGGCGGGGTCGGCTGGGTGCCCTACATCATCGAGCGGGCCGACTTCGTGTGGGAACGGCACCGCTACTACCAGCCGATCGACTTCGACGCTCGCCCGTCGGAGTTGTTCCACGACCACTTCTGGGGCTGCTTCATCGACGACGAGCACGGTCTGGCCAACCGGCACACGATCGGCGTGGACCGGATCATGGTCGAGATCGACTATCCGCACTCGGACTCCAACTGGCCGAACTCGCGCAAGCGGCTCAGCGAGACGCTGCTCAACGTCCCCGACGACGAGTGCAAGCTGATGGTGGAGGACAACGCGCGGCAGCTGTTCCGGTTCCCGCGCGCGGCGTAA